One Aegilops tauschii subsp. strangulata cultivar AL8/78 chromosome 7, Aet v6.0, whole genome shotgun sequence genomic window carries:
- the LOC109736516 gene encoding DNA-binding protein RHL1 encodes MVAKKPAASAAAGAVGPEAEERKRLRSLAFSKGLLQRGEPAAPRAALPPSGAVARLQGRDIVRPRGQRRGRFLFSFPGLLAPAAAGGRVGELADLGTKNPVLYLEFPQGRMKLLGTHVYPKNKYLTLQMTRSAKGVACEDVFESMIVFSESWWVGTKEENPDELKLEFPKEMQNAAEDVDFKGGAGAASGEVVTVNKPRKRTAEPRTAEPSTAEPSTPEFNSDADSEDSDVKDESGTQTTSDTPVRKSARTAGKTFKFAELAGGDSAESDTEIEFAEDLDEKMESAEIKEEIPGEDIKEEIPSEDIKPEDPPAESLSIKKQPLVQANLSAMFKKAEEKKRPTTTRSPKGSPATKGPAAKKQRATPTKKQSPAKKEASGSQKKQKAKVEEDEIEELSDDPSQDDDAAPAKKQRGTPKGKQSAAKKEASGSRKKKKPKVDEELSDESYQDDDMGEEEEDDDSDDDWAG; translated from the exons ATGGTGGCGAAGAAGCCGGCCGCGTCGGCGGCAGCCGGCGCCGTTGGCCCGGAGGCGGAGGAGCGGAAGCGCCTGCGTTCGCTGGCCTTCTCCAAGGGCCTGCTGCAGCGCGGCGAGCCGGCGGCGCCGCGGGCGGCGCTGCCGCCGTCCGGCGCCGTGGCGCGGTTGCAGGGGCGCGACATCGTGCGGCCGCGGGGCCAGCGCAGGGGCCGCTTCCTCTTCTCCTTCCCCGGCCTCctcgcgcccgccgccgccggcggccgcGTCGGGGAGCTCGCCGACCTCGGCACCAAGAATCCCGTCCTCTACCTCGAGTTCCCGCAG GGGAGGATGAAGCTGCTGGGGACGCACGTGTACCCCAAGAACAAGTACCTCACGCTGCAGATGACCAGATCCGCCAAGGGCGTCGCCTGCGAGGACGTCTTCGAGAGCATG ATTGTGTTTTCCGAATCCTGGTGGGTCGGGACGAAGGAAGAGAACCCCGACGAGCTCAAACTCGAGTTTCCAAAAGAGATGCAGAAT GCTGCGGAAGATGTTGATTTTAAAGGTGGAGCAGGCGCTGCCAGTGGTGAGGTAGTGACAGTAAATAAGCCCAGAAAGCGGACCGCTGAGCCCCGTACAGCAGAGCCCAGTACAGCAGAGCCCAGTACGCCAGAGTTTAATTCCGATGCTGATTCAGAGGATTCGGATGTTAAGGATGAGAGTGGCACGCAGACTACAAGTGATACACCTGTTAGGAAATCTGCCAGAACTGCTGGGAAGACCTTCAA GTTCGCAGAGCTCGCTGGAGGAGATTCGGCTGAGAGTGACACTGAGATTGAGTTTGCTGAGGACTTGGATGAGAAG ATGGAGAGTGCAGAAATTAAGGAAGAAATCCCAGGTGAAGACATTAAGGAAGAAATCCCAAGTGAAGACATTAAACCTGAAGATCCTCCAGCAGAGTCTCTTTCTATCAAGAAGCAACCACTTGTTCAGGCTAATTTGTCTGCCATGTTTAAAAAAGCAGAAGAAAAAAAG AGACCTACAACTACAAGAAGTCCTAAAGGATCTCCAGCTACAAAAG GTCCTGCTGCTAAGAAGCAGCGAGCAACTCCAACGAAAAAACAGTCACCAGCGAAGAAGGAAG CAAGCGGATCTCAGAAAAAGCAAAAAGCAAAG GTAGAAGAAGATGAAATTGAAGAGCTCTCGGATGATCCCTCTCAG GATGATGATGCAGCTCCTGCTAAGAAGCAGCGAGGAACTCCAAAGGGAAAACAGTCAGCAGCAAAGAAGGAAG CAAGCGGATCCCGGAAAAAGAAAAAGCCGAAG GTAGACGAGGAGCTCTCTGATGAATCCTATCAG GACGACGACatgggcgaggaggaggaggatgatgataGCGATGACGACTGGGCCGGGTAA